In the Bos mutus isolate GX-2022 chromosome 10, NWIPB_WYAK_1.1, whole genome shotgun sequence genome, ACATGGGAAAATAAAGCTGCATTACTATAAAAAATGCATATAGATGCTTCCGGTTATAGTTAATATTCTCATCCAAGGCTTAAGGCCAAATTATTTTTCACCTTAGACCCAGGCTTCATcatccttctcttttcctctagAGGTTGGACCAATTTAGACCACACTGGAAATACTTTCTGAGGTCTGGCCAAAACTTTCTCATTGTTATCCCCAGATGAGGCCACAGGGAGAAGTTCAGTAATCCAGGATGGTCAGAGACAATCTTGGCAAATTATTAAAAACTCTGTGGGGAACAGGAGCTCATGGTTAAAAGCTGACTACACAGAGTGCCCTGGATCACCTTCCCTCCAAGATGGACTGCCTGGAACAGATCAGCCATAACTCAGAATGTGTTTGTTAACATACTCTCCTTTAGAGGCAGGAATGGAATTGGTTCTTCCCAAACCAGAAAAGACCAGTGTCCTTTACAACTGCATATAACCACCTTTTCAAGTTGCTTAAGCAATATAGTCATTGTATGGCCTTCAAATAATTGCTGTGTTTGATAATATTACCTTCCAATACTCACCCCCTTTTAGAAGCCATCAGATACTCGGATGCCAGCCCCACTGTCTGGCTTCGCTGCACATTTCTTCTGCTGAGATGAGAGAACAAGGAGACTGAGGCTGACTGCATATTCCAGGAGAGAAAAACCTAAATTTGAACTCTGCTCTCTGCCAGATTCTGTAATTCTCACACAAGATCTTCAGGTAATATACAGCTCAAATTTCTTTGTagtgactttttcactttcctctaacCCTATGTTGTAGTTTCTCcatatgaaaatgtaaattagaaTAGCTTCCTCATAATGGAAAGTGGTTAGATTCTCAATTATACAACATTGCCTCTGGTATTAGAACTGGTCTGATTAAGTGCTAGATTTTGTgtgtttcatttataaaatataggtaaacatatttgaacaaaataatatttttattaaatgaatatgtTATCTATATCACAAAACCACATGGGCCAAGAATAAACTGTGGATGAcaagtttattttatatcttattaCATATTCAAGTCAGATGTACCAGATTTCCTGACCCTGAATGTGATACGGAAGAAAAATCAGGGAGTAAGAGCATTTTTCTGTTAAAGTAACTTGAATAGCCACATTTTCTTTAAGCTGCTCTTTTGATTTTAGgcaggagaaatgaaaaacagttcacttacctatttaaaaataagaaaaaaaaagaattataaaaatcattcttttaaaatatggacaATCAGATATAGAAATAGATTGagagaatagataaagaaaactgtgcatgcacacacacacacacacacaccccttggaGCATGATTTTCACTTAGCAACAAGAAGAAAGCACAGAGCACAAAGCAGAGTGGATGAAAGGAACATAGAGACAGTGTGATTCACAGAGAGAGGTGGCTTTGGTAGGACTGTCTTGAGTGGGCTCCTCTCATGGATCTCCTGCTTATGAAGGCTGAGGTTGTTTCCCCATACAAAAGGTGTTGCcttgcttttgtgtttttaacAAACTGGAGAAACCAgtctttacattttcttaaacGTTTTTCCCTGTCTAAAGGAATGGTTTTCCTGTTTAGTTACTATTAGGGCAAGGCACTGATTGAGatgacaaatatttaatgagcatcCCTAATATGccttgcctggtgggctatcgtccatggggttgcaaacagtcggacaagactgagagactaaacagcaaaaaATATGTCTTGAACACTATCCGAGATTCTGGGAATACATCAGTGAGCAAAATGATGTCCTCTTATATTCAAGCAATTGAGATAGAAAATACATGCTAAGTATATAATACAATGCCAGGTGGTGATATGTGTTTTGTAGAAAACCAAAGCAGAATTGGGAAATGGAATAGTAAAGATGGGCTAAATCAAGGAAGGTTTtccaggcggtaaagaatctgccaaggcaggagacacaagagacacggttTGATCCCTTACTTCAGGAGATATTCCTATCTCCTGAAgtaagacatggcaacccactccagtattcttgcctggaaaattccacagacagaggaacctggtgggctacggtccatggcgtcacaaagagtcagatgcgattGAGCCTTCACACGTGTAAGTTTGAGAAAGGCCTCTCTGAGTCTCTGATTTTTCCAGATACCTGAACAAAGGAACAAGTTAAAGCCTATGAATATTGCAAAGAGGAATAAAGGACATTCCAGACCTTGATACTGGCCACACTTGGCATGGGCAAGTATCAGTGTGTCTGGAGTGGGGTCAGTAGAGGGAAAGGTGCTAGGAAATGAGGGCCTGGAGTTAGGTCTCATTGGCCTTACAGACTGTGGGAAGAGCTTTAGACTCTCTTGTAAGTATGTttgaaagattgagagcaagtagttgacatgatcagattttttttaaattatattttgaacaGGAGGCCTAGAGCATTTGTTGATGGTTTGGATGTGGAATATTAAGAGGAGTGGTAAGGATGTGGCCAAAGTTTGTGACCTGAGCAACTGAGTAAATGGAGGTGCTGTTGGGTGATATGGCAAAGAAGTAAGGATCAGCCAGTTTGTGGTGAGAAAAATCAAGAGTTTTGTCATGGGCTTCTTGTTTTAGTTACCTTCAATAGAAAATGGAGATGCTGAGTAAGAAATTGGGTAGATAAATCCAGGTTACAGAAGATAGACTTCACAGTTAGAGAAAATGTGGCTTCATTTTACATGAGTAGTTTTTATGTCAAAGGGCTAGCTGTCACATCACTTACAGAGAGAGcataattagaaaaggaaaaatatcaagGACTAGGTCCTAAAACAACATTTATAGGTCAAGGCAACCAGAAGGAACTCTAACATAGAAGTCTCGagtaaaagagatagagaataaTGAGAACGAATAGTCCATGAACAGATCTCCAATTAATGTAATTCAAAACTCAAAAGTGCTTTAATGACTCATACCACTGTAGTTATTTCTGTTCTATGTGGCAAAATATATATTGAGAGTACCATCATAAGGTACTTTCCCAGCATATGATAAATCTCAACTGGGCACTGAAGCTTGTGTCCTCTACTTAAGGTAAATTTCAGTTAAAAGAGAATTATATTAGTTTGCAGTGTGACCCTCCTTCATGCAtaccaatttcatttttaaatgcttattctAGTTGAAAATATATGAAGCTTACTCTTCTTCTGCAAACTTTTTTATTACAAAGAGGACCAAGTTAAAAGTAAAGAGTGTTTTGAGAATTGTGCATATGTCACTAAACCCTGAGAGAAATTAACAATGCAAATTGTGGAATTTTTTtcagggagatttttaaaaagaagagagaatgcaAATACAATTGGGTTTGCTGTAAGCAATCATTGATAAAACATCATTTTCCTTACTTCTGTATCCAAAATTTCCAATAGTACAGAAACCCCATCTAAAATGatatacatattattattaaatttatagtAATAAACTCTTAATTTACAACTATGAATTCTTgcaatgttttcttccatttacaCACATCatgaactattattattattattatttaaaactccatgtttgtgcatgctaagtcacttcagtcacatctgactctttgtgaccctatggactgtaacccaccaggcttctctgtctgtggaattctccaggcaagaacactggagtggattgccatgccctcttccaggggatcttcctgacatcttacatctcctgcattggcagccgggttctttaccactagaaccacctgactcaatggacatgagtttgagcaaacacagAGATAGTGTATTTGCACACACAGGgcagcctgatgtgctgcagttcatggggtcacaaagagttgtacgtgacctactgactgaacaacaatgaaaactcCATGTCTCCTTATATAGGTTTGGCCCAGATGGTTGTTTCTGAACCAGGTTGAAAGCCTCTAAATGGCAAGGACTACCTATTTTGGTTTATGTAGTGCTGAGGACATTACACAGAGGCAGGTATTCAATGGACCATGATGGGCATGATGATCATGAAGATAAGGCAACAATAAGCAAACGACCTCCAAATTCCATTTCTTCCCAGTATCACACTGGGGCAAAGAATGCTGGAAATCTTTAAGCAATCTAAAATTATGCTGCTTATTGAATTGTAAAGACATTCAGAGAACATCTTAATGAGAAAACTTCTGTAAAATCATTTGTAACATGATAATGTCTTGTTGTTGCAgttttctggagaaaaaaaaaaaatgaaaaacctggaaggaaataatcactcagaCCCTGTGAGTGAATTCATTCTCCTTGGATTCCCTTGTACCTGGGAGGTTCAGATCTTCCTCTTCTCACTCTTCTCTGTGATCTATGTGTTGACACTAACTGGAAATTTGTGCATTATCTGTGCAGTGTGGTGGAACCACCatctccacacccccatgtacatCCTGCTGGCCAATTTTTCCTTCCTGGAGATGTGGTATGTCACTTCTACTGTCCCCAGTATGCTGGCCAACTTTCTCTCTGAGACCAAGaccatctccttctctggctGCTTTCTGCAGTTCTACTTCTTCTTCTCCATGGGCACCACTGAGACCTTCTTCCTGTCTGCCATGGCCTTCGACAGGTACCTTGCCATCTGCAGGCCCCTTCACTACCCCACTGTCATGCCAGTGCAACGCTGCATCAAGATGGGAGCCTGCTGCTGGGTGTGTGGCTTCTCCTGTTTTCTCCTCCCAGTTTATCTCATCTCCCAGCTTCCTTTTTATGGCCCCAATATTATTGATCACTTCCTATGTGACCCAGGACCCCTTATGAAGTTGTCTTGCGTGCCAGCTCCTGCCACTGAGATTATCTGTGCCACCTTTAACTCAGTCCTAATTTTTTCCACTTTCCTGTTCATTACCAGCTCCTACACCCTGGTGATCAGAGCTGTGCTTAGGGTCCCCTCAGCAGAAGGCCGGCATAAGGCTTTCTCTACATGTGGTTCCCATCTGGCTGTAGTGTCTCTGTTCTATGGCTCCATCATGGTGATGTATGTGAGCCCAACTGCAGGCAATCCAGCAGGAATTCAGAAAATTGTGACCTTATTTTATTCTGTGATGACTCCACTTTTCAATCCCTTGATCTACAGCCTCCGGAATAAGGAAATGAAGGAGGCTCTGAGAAAACTGTTCAGGAACGCAATATTTGGTCAAAGAAAGCCTCTCAAGAACTAGAATCTATATATATGTAGGACATATAGGAATATAAAAGTTTCAGACATTAATAGTTTTAATAAATTTGAGAGAAATGTTTCCTATATTCCCTAAAATATTTTAGGTTGCATTTCAATGAAGCAAATAACAAATAAGATGGCATTAGAATTTACATAAATCATTTGTACTAGGCTTTATTGTATTAGTGTTCCTGTGTGTACTGTATGGAAACTGGAAAATGCCACTCTCTTatatttttccaggaaaaaaaacatatataaccCAGATGTCAACTGCTCAGTTTCTAAGTTTCTAAGTCAACTTCTCAGTTTGCAAATTTAAGTttaagcaacagttggaaccggacatggaacaacagactggctccaaattggaaaaggagtatgtcaaggcatatattgtcaccctgtttattaaacttatatgcagagtacatcatgcaaaatgccaggctggatgaatcacaagccaaaatctagattgccaggagaaataccaataacttctgatatgcagatgacaccacccttaagcagaaagtgaagaggaactaaagagcctcttgatgaaagtgaaagaggagagtgaaaaagctggcttaaaacaagcttccataaactaagatcatggcatccagtcctatcacttcatggcaattgatggggagacaatggaaacagtgacagactttatttttctgggctctaaaatcactgccgatggtgactgcagccatgaaattaaaagacgcttactccttggaaggaaagttatgaccaacctagatagcatattcaaaagcagagacagtactttgccaacaaaggttcatctagtcaaggctatggtttttccagtggtcatgtatggatgtgagagttggactgagaagaaagctgagtgccgaagaattgatgcttttgaactgtggtgttggaggagactcttgagagccccttggactgcaaggagatccaaccagtccattctgaaggagatcagccctgggatttctttggaaggaatgatgctaaagctgaaactccagtagtttggccaccttatgcgaagagttgactcattggaaaagactctgatgctgggagggactgggggcaggaggagaaggggaagacagaggatgagatggctggatggcatcactgactcgatggacgtgagtctgagtgaactccgggagttggtgatggacagggaggcctagcatgctgtgattcatggggtcgcaaagagtcagacatgactaagcgactgatctgatctgatctgatgtatgaatttgagtgttggaccataaagaaagctgaggaccaaagaactgatggttttgaattgtggtgttggaaaagactgttgagagtcccttggactgcaaggagatcaaaccagtcaatcctaaaggaaatcagtcctgaatattcattggaaggatggacactaaagctgaaattccaatcctttggccacctgatgcaaagaactgactcattggaaaagacagtgtcattgctgggaaagattgaaggcaggaggagaaggggacagcagaggatgggataattggatggcattaccaattcaatggacatgagtttgagtaagctctgggagttggtgatgaacagagaagcctggcatgctgcagtccatggggttgccaagagtcagacatgactgagtgactgaactgaacccagatgTCAACTGCTCAGTTTCTCTCTTTTGCAAATTTAAGTAGACTTGTTTCTGACCCCTAACTCTATAGTGATTAGATGTCTAGAGTCCCCATCACTATTTCcctacacacacaccatacaacCACTGTCTCCCTACACATGTGCCCTACACATGAGGTGCCATACGACCACCATCTCCCTACACACTCAGCATACAACCACTATCTCCCTATACACTCACCATACAATCACTATCTCCCTACACACGCACCATACAACCACTATCTCCCTATACATGTGCCATACAACCACTATCTCCCTATACATGTGCCATATAACCACTGTTTTCCTACATATGCACCATACAACCACTGTCTCCCTACATATGCACCATATAACCACTATTTTCCTAGATACCCACTACACAAGAGGTTCATGTGTGCTTCTCTCCTCTCACTCCTAGTCTGCCTGCTATCTTGTTTTGATCACATCAGTCTGAGTGTGAGACTCGTCCCCAGCAACATTTTATCCAAAATCAAACTGATTCCTGCTTTTTTTGGTTTAATATACCTGACTACAGGATGGAGTTAGGAAGTAAGAGGAAGGATCTTTGTGCTGAACACACCATCAAGTTCTCATATTATACCTGGTGCTATctctatctctttctttctcaccctctccccatcaCCCACAAGAGTGACCAGAACGTCTTTCCctttaatattcagaataatttTGTCTATATGTAGGCTCTTTGGAGTTTGAGCTTCTTCCCCAGATAAGTTTGTCAAAAAACTTCTTCTTAGCAAAGTCAATTTTTGCTGGTGAAAATAGTTTTCTCCAACTCCTTAGTTTGGGGattgttttaaaatcatataacTTGATATATTACATCTTTATTTTAGTACCACCTGGGAGCATGcaatacaaaagaataaatgtactTAAACAGAATACAAGTGATACCTGGAaacaagattccctggaaaaaatTACTAAGGCCactataattcatattttaagtactttaagattttttaaagtgcttttccCCCTGTGTATATAATAATGGAGATTAATCATGCAGCAAGGACAGTGTGTAAAAGTCTGAAGACAGAAATAAGATAGTTTAGCCAATGTCTGAAATGAGATACATTACTCTGCAGTTAATTTTCAAAGAAGCCTGGAATCAGCATATTGCATCTTAGTAAATAAATTTCATTCTGAGTGACACAATCTTGTCTACTAGTGAAATTGTAGCCAGTTCCATAGAAGCACAAAAAGACCAGATTCACTAATATATCTTCATTTTAGCTATGCAAAGGAGGTAAAATCAGGATCTAAGTGAGGTGATAGTATGACTTAATTTAAAGTTTGGGTGCAGGGCCTCAGGTTAGTCTCTGAAGCCCTTTGCATAAATTATCAAATCACAAAGCAGCAGCCCCTTAGCTACAAGTCTTGACCAGAGGTGGTTTCATGCACCCCTTCCTCAGGGGGGACTCCCATGCACATCAGGGTGCACACTTCTACTCCCTGGGCACAGGCTGAGTGACAGCCCCCACTCCCTCTCTCGGACAGGCTCCCTTATGTCAGGAACAACCTGCAGAGCCTTACAATATCCCTTGGTAGTGGAGGGAAGAAGTAAGCCACATGGAGCCTTCCCCACCTTCTCTCATTAAAAGTACTGGAAAA is a window encoding:
- the LOC102281957 gene encoding olfactory receptor 11H6-like; amino-acid sequence: MKNLEGNNHSDPVSEFILLGFPCTWEVQIFLFSLFSVIYVLTLTGNLCIICAVWWNHHLHTPMYILLANFSFLEMWYVTSTVPSMLANFLSETKTISFSGCFLQFYFFFSMGTTETFFLSAMAFDRYLAICRPLHYPTVMPVQRCIKMGACCWVCGFSCFLLPVYLISQLPFYGPNIIDHFLCDPGPLMKLSCVPAPATEIICATFNSVLIFSTFLFITSSYTLVIRAVLRVPSAEGRHKAFSTCGSHLAVVSLFYGSIMVMYVSPTAGNPAGIQKIVTLFYSVMTPLFNPLIYSLRNKEMKEALRKLFRNAIFGQRKPLKN